The Aedes albopictus strain Foshan chromosome 1, AalbF5, whole genome shotgun sequence genomic interval gcgccgttgtaaaaagtacaacactaccaaaaacctcgctcgtcgtatacagagcgagcgcggtgcagttttagctgctcgatggcgcgcgtcctggaaggttaacttTCCGCTTCGTTTCTTCTTCCAGCAATCGATTCTTCACGAAATCTTCTCTAACGACCTAACGACATAGTTTCCAGAACGGTTCATGGTGAATATGGTGCATAGTCCGTCATTGGATTTCGGTAGAATTAGCAACAGCTGCGTTATCTAATCGTCCTCTTCTATGTTCGATCCTGTCGTATTCAATCTCCGAAGAAGCTTGCCGAATTCCTGAAGATGGTTTTGAATGCTTGCTCCACTGTTCAGCTTCATCATTCCAAGTCTTCTACGGTAAAAGCGTCGATTTGCCAATCCTCGTCAATGAAAgatgttgtggagcggacctggtgtgatggttagaacacttgactatcacgccgaggacctgggatcgaatccccctcccgacaaactcgcaaaaatgtgagttctttcttcggaagggaagtaaagcgtgggtcccgagatgaactagcctagggctaacaatctcgttaatacagataaaaaaaaaaataaagatgtTCAGAAGACTTTTCCAGCATTCCTTGGCGGTTTCTCTTCCCATGACGAGCTCCAAATGGCTATCAGCGATACGATGGATAATTAAGTTTTTACGCTTGCGATCGTCATTCCCGCGTTGCTCGAGTTAGCGCTTCTTTTTTGCTTTCACTTCAGTAGTGTCTCCATCAGCGAAATAATCTTCTTCCTTGATACATTCCTTTGAAGGCAtttttcctcaagaagttccgtcACGTGATAATCCCGTCCACTGACCGTcatgcctggtttagactgttcaattgaaacgagcatttcacttgcaaacttctcaaagatgttcaatccaatgaAATGATGTAATTAGACTGAGAAAATGACATGAGTGTCCTTCTGAATGGttttgaatgcatctcagttgaagcaagtgttcaATTAgtgcggtgcgtaagcaaactgaattgaattcatctcgcTTGATAAATGACTTGAATTCAACTGACATGGGTTCAGGCGAGACAAgtcaggcgctgtccataaactacgtagacttttttcggccatcaCAGACCCCCCtcacccctcgtagacttttgttcatacaaaagtttcgaaatttgtatggagcgtagactttggccagacccccccccccccccccccccgttcccccctaagagtctacgtagtttatgaacaggccctcagatgatttcgtttgacttgaacgaaaaagttcaacacgtttaacttttgttcaagtcaagtgagttgctcaagtgagatgaatggtAATGTTTACACGTTCacttcgcattcaattgggcatttttaactgactggaatcaagtcacttgcaccgtctaAACCAGACATCAAAGATCCAGCGTTTTTCGTGTTCCATCTTTCTCATGTTAACGTCAACACCAAAAACTTATTGACAGGCAGTGGTTCTCAACTATGTTTTTTTATTGGTTAGCGATAGAAACAGTAATGAAGCTAATTTTTCTTACACCTAAGTTGACACTTCAGTCCAGTATTTGCTGTGATACACAAACCTTATCATCTTCGATTGCTATATTCAACAGTTCAGTCTTTACAATTACCTGATGGCATAGCGCCATCACCAATGGTAAAATTCTTAACGCGGATAGACTACCGACGAAACACGtggatttttaggaattttccaatGAAACGTTTCACGATAAAAATATTGATGCTATCGTGAAACATTTTTTACCTGGGACAATGAATTCAACATTTTTCAACTCTGTAGCTTATGATTGCTcaaaattgccaactttgagaAGCTGTAACGCtaattgtctatccggttggaatcaagacagacattcaatcaaaaattgccatttccttGGTCCACAAGTGCCGCACCTAGTGCCGCGTCTAGTGCGCTATGTTACTAATGACAAGGAGATAGATGCGCACTACTTCCCAAATGATTCAGAAAACGTCGCGAgtcgggtcgcgtcgcgactcagTTGTGCGACCTCGTGTGCGACATTCGTTTTGGTGGATACCCGACAATATAACTATGGTTGGCTTTGATgcattgagctcaaattttgacacggaCCTACAAGTATGCTGAGTGTTGCATATATGAATACAAAATGATTTCGTTCACAATTCTAGGCGTGGCAAGGCAACCAAAATGTGCAATAACGTGATCAAACAGTGATCTTGCGGAACGCAATTTCGATACTTATCTTAACAATAACAAAGGATAAGTTGCCTTTCTTCCGAAAGCATTCCTTCATGGgcatcttctgagatttctccagctgCAGGTATTCGTTCTccgatttccatagaaatttcttctggaatgctttTAGGAAATGTCAAGAAATACTTTCATGCAATCACTTGGAACTTCTGCAGAACTTCTTTTAGGTCACTCCAAGAAgagccttctgagattcctccatgctATGTCATAACATTCCGCTTGAATATCTCTTAGAATTCGATGAGAATTTTTCGAGGAGATAATTTCTGACCCCTGggggatatcttcaggagttgCTTCTCAGCTTAACGCAGTTGTCCTTTTTTAAATTCCttatggagtttcttcagaaattccgcctggaatcggaattcataaaaaaaaaatcactctggGTTTCAACCAAGACTTCATCTTCTtcattatggctctacgtctccactaggACTAGGCCAACCTCgcatcaacttagtgtttttttcagcatttccacagttaggTATTAATTAATGGggttcctttgcctgccatttgcatgaatttgtatattgtgaggcaaatacaatgaaacactatgcccagggagtccagaaaatattctcgactgaaccggaaatcgaacccgccgtctccggattagcgctccatagccttaaccaccagactaactggagaccccctacCAAGAAATCCTCTCGAAATTCATCaaagatcttgtaccgactttttgaaccctctcaAATGAGTGTTGTCAGTtttataccttttaattccgctctcttttgcttatcctttggcagatacgcgtatttcgactaccgtttgtaatcttcctcagtagaTAACTGAAGCTGAGGAAGATTagcggtaccgtaaaacggggtaactttgatagtttttcagcgaattttctcaatatttttccatCTAAGAGTATTTccccgacttttatatttttaaaacaagtactggggtatcagttatcaattgcaattgaaagattcgataatctgaaatattttgaattacttttagtttttcacatgagcaagaatcagattttcattttggggtaactttgataatgccctgaaaaatacattaaatcttaaaaaataatcacagattgaaatcttaggagtatgaacataatgagagaagccttgtgtaATATATCACATagaatttttataccaaaacattgctTTTTActgaattctacatataaaaatgagtttgtggagtactgagtggaaaacacagtgaattaagctatcaaaaatcattatatttgtaataatATATGGTTAACGGTACACCAACATATGATAACATGATATTCATGGTGAGAtttctttttttaaatagttttttaatgttttattaacaaattttgaacagcacagatttatctacatgaaattacaagggcattgcatacttttaggcgtttatcaatgtatggaaatttatagcccaatttacaaaattgcttccatttcgtaaaaacacacttcgttaagagattcaaggctagatttggaatctactatgatgaatctatcgagagtaAGAGTCCATTtactgaaaaaatagttgtaacgaggttgtatagcagattgtttgaagagattgacaaatgacaaaaatatcaacattttttcttttttgtccaaaaagttgtatataaactggaattcaatgaaaatacgtctaagatgaactttcatatgtatagttttgatctacgtttgccttttcctTAACTAGTTGAAGAAATCGTATTTATAAGATAAACAATACAATGCctgcagagatggcatgctcctcagagtTCTAAGTGAGAggataaaaaaatacacaataCACACAGCCTGTcagatgagaaagagtgcgtgtaaagaatAATCTTCTGTgtggtccgactgcacgcgctcggcatcgttgcCGCGTCGCacacgacggtgagcgcaggaaagcaagagaaagtacagtccaacacacagctcacaccgcagcgctgcgctactctgtactgtTGAGAGCATACAACTTAcagctcagacagcgcagatgtgtagcacattcctagaaatgagcgaagctcacgcagaagaagtttgagctctgcgacatctcacgcagctggtgtggcaacttacacattcgcactctcacgcaaagttttacggctgcGCGATGTGTGGTTGTTGCCGGTtcacattcgtagcaaaacaaagctgcgcacattttattgaagatgtgtacgcagagctgtttatcagtgtatatATGCCATCTCtgaatgcctgtcgcactatcaaagttacccgcattatcaaagataccccgttttacggtagtcgaaatacgcgatctgtcaaaggataagcaaaagagggcgacattaaaaggtacaaaactgattacacttcatccaagagttgcttttgcAATTCATCgtcctctcgaaattcctacagaagttcctccgattcttcagaatttcctacgggaattcttccaagattataatctgtaatttctgcagaaattctttccagtatttctccaaaaattccttctggggttctccTACAATTTCTGGGATACCTTCAATTTTTATTCTTTATTcaatcagaagttccttctggaattcttcaatgaatttcttgtgataatttccaggaaatacttcagagACTCGTCCGAAAATTACTCGACGTGTTCTTCGCAGGATTCCTGCGTGAGTTCTTTTTTAGTGTTTGTGCAGctagcaggagttccttctagatcCTTGATTTTGAATACTTCCAAGGGATTTGACTGGATTCTATCTACACTATCCGCCAATAgtatggaatcgttgcaatactcagtattgcattatccaaaaagttttgcatcactcaaaataaggaggaaaaatTGAGTAAACATGGAACCAATTAGGTTGTGGGTACGAATTGCATGTTCAAAGATTAGGGAAGTCATAAGtgatttgtgcctcaaagaccTGACAACTCACATTtttggtgctgcaatattcagtatgagtgttgtAATATGCGATTCAGtatttatgacgggtagtgtatattcgtctgtggaatttctccaggatttttcacagaagtatcccaaaaaaatcctccagttcGTTCTAGAAGGTTTTCAAGAGttgcttctggaactcctccaggacttGGTTTTGTgaatcctctgggagttccttctacaaattctccagaagttccttctgggatccatCCTGCTGTTCCTAATAGAAATCTTCCAAGACTTATTTATGggaatactccaaaaattcctctgagtttcctgtggaaatcctacataagttccttctaggaattcgccTGTAGgttattcaagaaatcatccaaaagTTCTTTGTGGAACACCTTCAGGATTGatgaaattactttaggagtttcttctgggaatccttcaagagttcctgctcaaataacattttttgtcgaatagactagaagagattcTTAGCAACACCAGAAtatcaaaataaaaggtataagattTACTGACGATTTTCACAATTTCTGCAATTCTAATTGGTTATTAAAATGTTACGTGGATTAGAAAATTTCCTGGATCTCGGACTAAACAGCTTTTTCCTATGAGAATTAGTTCCTAACAGACGGAACTCCTAAAtttctcaaaaggaatttctgaagtacttcctggagaaatgcatcaacaaggaatctggagaaatccacagAAGGCAGAATTCCTAGcaggagttgctgaaggaatccaagattgCATTTTGGggtaatcgaaagatgaaatttttggaatgaaatctcaaaaaaaaattctgtaagaatttttagaagGAAGTTGCTGAAGCAACTTGCGATGGAAACAACGAAAAGAACACCAATGCTGGTGTCATAACACAATAAGCTAATTACATGAAAAAATGGGTCGATATTATTCCggggcgattttttcaagtcCCGAATATTCGAGTCCGATCTCTGATGGTTTCATATGCatttaaaaaatgagaaattggCCATTAACTGCATTTATGTTTTTCATCTTTCCAGAACCCAAACCTGTTACTTATCCACGTCATGTCACATTTGACGATGCTCTCTCAATGGCAAGTAAGTAATTGACTGAAGTTTTAGAAATCACACAAAAAAATTACACTGAATATTTAATTTCTAGAGTTTGGCAAGTTCAACTACTTTATTATCATCATCTCCGGCACCATACTGGCGGCCGTTTTGCTGGAAACGCTGGGAATCAGTTACGTAATTCCGGTGGCCGAGTGCGACCTGCTACTCACCACAAAAGAAAAAGGTGTCCTCAGTGCAGTATCGTTTGCAGGTAGGTTTTAGCTACAATTTATTATTAGCCAGGAAATTCCAAATCGTCTAGTTGCTACTAACAATGTTTATTGAAGATCATTTCTAAATTCCTAGGTCAACAAACGTTGTTTGGTCGTTACTTTGTGTCTGGGTAGTTTATGACCATTCTGGTGGTTTCTTTCCAGGGATTATCACTAGTTCCCATTTGTGGGGCTTCCTCGCCGACACCCGGGGGAGAAAGAAAGTAATCGTTCCAACGTTGTTCCTAACGTTCACGGCAACGGTTATTTCCAGCTTTACCACACGCTTCTGGGTTATCGCTCTGTTTCGATTCTTGGCTGGATTTTTGTAAGTTTTACGTAATATGAATGCCTATTTTCTACACAACtggtggtgagctcgttccataaaaataatattttatggaacgagctcaccaaggtGTACTGGTTGTATAGATAAACAACAAATAGGTACCAAAGAGATGCGAACAAAATTCAAAATAGCGGTTGAACATGGACCTCATTGGAAGCATCTACAGCGTTACGTCTGTTCGTCTGCCactctgatagcaaattgatctTCTCATACCTTTCCATTACAGCATTTCTGGCTCGTCGGCGACGATCTACGCTTATCTGGGCGAGTTTCACAACAAACGAGATGGATCGCGAGCTATCATGGGTGCTTCGTTTGTGTTCGGAATCGGGTGCCTGATGCTTCCCGGCATTGCCTTTCTCGTCATAAATCAAGAGTGGGAGTTTTCCATTCCCTACGTAAACATCGTGTACCGTCCGTGGAGACTGTTCTTGGCCGTTTGTGGACTGCCCAGTCTGCTGTGTGGACTGGCTTTACTCAAAGTCCCGGAAAGTCCCAAATTCACCTTCATTCAGGGGAATGCCGAGAAGTCGATAGAAACGATCAAATGGATGCACAAGCTGAACACTCGGGGGAAGGAGTCTGCTCTGCAAATCGCTTCGATCCTCGAGGAGGCTGATGTTCAACAGACGAAGAAACATCGGGACGAAACCAGCCATACGAAAGGCTTCGTGGCCTTGATGAAGCTCATCTGGAACCAGACGGCCCCGCTCTTCATGAGACCCTATCTGAACAAGACCACGATCATCTGCGTCCTGCAGTTCGGCATCTACCTGTCGTCCAATGGGATGTACATGTTCTTCCCGGACATCCTGAACCGTGCTGCCGAATTGCAGGAAACTGGTGTCAATCGCACCACTCTGTGCAACGCTGTCTACGCTACCCGTATCGATATTTCCGGGCTTAGTCACAACGCAACGGAAGTCATCCCGGAATGCAACCAGAAGCTGGACATCATTGCATACGAGCATTCCTTCATCCTGGAGCTGATGTACGCTCTGGGCTTTGCCGTAATTGGATTGATCATAAATGCCGTTGGAAAGCTGCCCATTTTGGTCTTTGTGTTCGTTTGTTGCGGTTTATCGGGCGTGTTGATTATTTTTATTGACATACCGCTGCTCGCCATGTGGCTGTATCTAGTGCTGCTGACATGTGGCTACTGTATAAGCGTGGTGAATGCCGTCACGGTGGATTTATTCCCCACAAATCTAAGGTAAGCAAAACATCTACACCAGGAATAGACAGTtttaacacagagaaacagatgtcACACTCTACTCACTTTTCATCGATCACCTTTCTaaaggttgattcaaatatttggtAGGTGGTCCATTGGCCACTCGCAGCGCTCACATCATtcttgttcctgtttgacatttgctcactagcgccacctacactagtttacagcatttttgaactcgataagctgatgatcatttttggtgtagaatcatgccctgagttcgaaaacgcgaaggaaaaaaattacagtagagcggaatttttttcgactttccatacaaggttgatgattggatatcgatttttgttctatttttaagcagagtcgctcacttcaaacatctgattctccgtaatcaatgcttcgattgagctgaaatttttactgtatctcgcctatatatgatatgtcaactaaacgtcgagaaaaaatttttaagttgggtttttcttattgaaaaaaatacatttcttcaaaaaaatttgagaatttggccaaaatttaagaagatcgtccctaaagctcgccaataacttgaatttcatcaatctgacgcaaaacctgtattcagatgatcgaatggtattgtattcagctttcaattgatgaaaaaagatttaaaattggttgaacataacgcaatatatttgaattttagtaaattacactttttgaaaagttgtaaaactcgttactatgctaaaactcaaaaactgttctacttcaaattttttgaatgccggtttcgaaatcagcactaaattgtgcttcaaaaattttggtcattgacagaagttcacgactt includes:
- the LOC109397138 gene encoding synaptic vesicle glycoprotein 2B, translated to MENSIETIPEPKPVTYPRHVTFDDALSMAKFGKFNYFIIIISGTILAAVLLETLGISYVIPVAECDLLLTTKEKGVLSAVSFAGIITSSHLWGFLADTRGRKKVIVPTLFLTFTATVISSFTTRFWVIALFRFLAGFFISGSSATIYAYLGEFHNKRDGSRAIMGASFVFGIGCLMLPGIAFLVINQEWEFSIPYVNIVYRPWRLFLAVCGLPSLLCGLALLKVPESPKFTFIQGNAEKSIETIKWMHKLNTRGKESALQIASILEEADVQQTKKHRDETSHTKGFVALMKLIWNQTAPLFMRPYLNKTTIICVLQFGIYLSSNGMYMFFPDILNRAAELQETGVNRTTLCNAVYATRIDISGLSHNATEVIPECNQKLDIIAYEHSFILELMYALGFAVIGLIINAVGKLPILVFVFVCCGLSGVLIIFIDIPLLAMWLYLVLLTCGYCISVVNAVTVDLFPTNLRAMAVCISLMFGRLGSVVGANMVGILLDTQCELTFWISGVSLIGCGVLSFFIPNIYKRKTAAAEPRVSVSSRL